In Quercus robur chromosome 11, dhQueRobu3.1, whole genome shotgun sequence, the following proteins share a genomic window:
- the LOC126705754 gene encoding sodium transporter HKT1-like, with protein MINFSCFNQSFSRQIRSFFRFFLFHVNPFWIQLSYFIIVSIFGHLALMVSKPRTARFRPKDFDVFFTSVSATTVSSMSTIEVEVFSNTQLVITTILMFVGGEVFTSFLGLQFTRSKFSKNCPSSDQNSVNLGHNFPDHTNSDNQIELDVEKEKPDINNIIENGSLNYSSIKVLGYVVLGYLFVVHLIGSSLVSLYVNLVPSARKVLKDKELETLTFSVFTTVSTFTNCGFVPTNENMIVFKKNSALLLLLIPQILMGNTLYPPCLLAMIWVLKKTTKREEFRYILMNYRDMGYGHLLSGHHALLLAMTVFGFILIQFILFCSMEWNSQVMDGLNLYQKVVGSLFQTVNSRHTGESVFDLSSVSSAILVLFVVMMYLPPYTTFIPPNVHVHEEFPENGKQSQNRKKTFMECLIFSQLSYLAFFIILICITERQKMEEDPLNFNVLNVTIEVISAYGNVGFTTGYSCKRQLKPDSLCVDTWYGFVGRWSTKGKFILIIVMFFGRLKKFSMKGGQAWNLS; from the exons ATgattaatttttcttgtttcAACCAATCCTTCTCTCGTCAAATTCGCTCGTTTTTTCGTTTCTTCCTCTTCCATGTCAACCCTTTTTGGATCCAGCTCAGTTACTTCATAATTGTCTCTATTTTTGGTCATCTAGCTTTGATGGTCTCAAAGCCAAGAACTGCTCGGTTTAGGCCTAAGGACTTTGACGTGTTCTTCACGTCCGTCTCTGCCACCACAGTTTCAAGCATGTCAACAATCGAAGTGGAGGTTTTTTCCAATACCCAACTCGTTATTACGACAATCTTAATGTTTGTTGGTGGAGAGGTATTCACTTCCTTTCTTGGACTCCAATTTACAAGGTCCAAGTTCTCCAAAAATTGTCCAAGTAGTGACCAAAACAGTGTTAACCTAGGTCACAATTTTCCTGACCACACTAATTCTGACAATCAAATTGAACTTGATGTAGAAAAAGAGAAACCAGACATCAATAATATTATTGAGAATGGTAGTCTTAATTATAGCTCTATTAAGGTTTTGGGATATGTGGTTTTGGGTTATCTATTTGTGGTTCATCTAATTGGTTCTAGTCTTGTTTCATTGTATGTAAATCTTGTTCCGAGTGCGAGGAAGGTACTCAAAGACAAGGAACTAGAAACACTGACCTTTTCTGTCTTCACAACTGTTTCAACTTTCACAAATTGTGGTTTTGTCCCAACAAATGAGAACATGATAGTTTTCAAGAAGAATTCAGCTCTCCTACTACTACTCATTCCACAAATCCTTATGGGGAACACTTTGTACCCCCCATGCTTGTTAGCCATGATCTGGGTCTTAAAGAAAACCACCAAGCGTGAGGAATTCAGATATATATTGATGAATTACAGAGATATGGGCTATGGTCATTTGCTCTCTGGTCATCACGCTTTGCTTCTAGCTATGACTGTTTTCGGATTCATATTGATACAGTTTATACTGTTTTGCTCCATGGAGTGGAATTCACAGGTCATGGATGGTCTGAATTTGTATCAGAAAGTCGTTGGCTCTTTGTTTCAAACTGTGAACTCGCGGCATACTGGTGAATCAGTATTTGATCTCTCCAGCGTCTCCTCAGCAATTCTGGTTCTCTTCGTCGTAATGAT GTATCTCCCACCATATACTACGTTCATTCCACCAAACGTTCATGTCCATGAGGAGTTCCCAGAAAATGGGAAGCAAAGCCAAAATCGAAAGAAGACTTTTATGGAGTGTCTAATCTTCTCACAACTCTCCTATCTAGCCTTTTTCATTATTCTCATATGTATCACAGAGAGacaaaaaatggaagaagaCCCCCTCAACTTCAATGTTTTGAACGTCACCATAGAAGTAATAAg TGCATACGGGAATGTTGGGTTCACCACTGGATACAGCTGCAAACGGCAATTGAAACCAGATAGCCTCTGTGTAGACACATGGTATGGATTCGTTGGAAGGTGGAGTACTAAGGGAAAATTCATCCTCATCATTGTCATGTTCTTTGGAAGGCTTAAAAAATTCAGTATGAAAGGTGGTCAAGCCTGGAACCTTTCCTAA